One Insulibacter thermoxylanivorax genomic region harbors:
- the rplS gene encoding 50S ribosomal protein L19 codes for MNIVQEITREQLRQDIPAFRPGDTLKVYVKVREGSRERIQLFEGVVIKRRGGGISETFTVRKISYGVGVERTFPLHSPRIDRIEVARRGKVRRAKLYYLRNLRGKAARIEEKR; via the coding sequence ATGAATATCGTACAAGAGATTACCCGCGAACAACTGCGTCAAGATATACCAGCTTTTCGTCCTGGTGATACCTTGAAGGTATACGTGAAGGTTCGTGAAGGCAGCCGTGAACGGATCCAGTTGTTCGAAGGTGTGGTCATCAAGCGTCGCGGCGGCGGCATCAGCGAAACCTTCACCGTACGCAAGATCTCGTACGGGGTGGGCGTTGAGCGTACGTTCCCGCTGCACTCGCCGAGAATCGATAGAATTGAAGTGGCTCGCCGTGGTAAAGTTCGCCGCGCGAAACTTTATTATCTGCGTAATCTGCGCGGTAAGGCTGCAAGAATCGAAGAAAAACGATAA
- the lepB gene encoding signal peptidase I — protein sequence MNTIDFRTNLIYRWLLAAVTAYVIVHFMLWFVVTPTQVKGDSMKPNFSDGQYVIVDRWAYWFAKPKRGDVVVFRTSAGDYYIKRVIALPGETVRVEGDHVYINGSLLREYYIEEEIQSHQAAGGYNHLDYPETLVPAGHVFVMGDNRPNSVDSRSLSVGMVPYSRIVGRADMIIWPYENMQFIHHGDVEVLP from the coding sequence GTGAATACGATCGACTTTCGTACCAATCTGATCTACCGGTGGCTGCTTGCTGCCGTGACGGCTTATGTTATCGTGCATTTTATGCTCTGGTTCGTCGTCACGCCGACACAGGTTAAGGGTGACTCGATGAAGCCGAACTTCTCTGACGGCCAATATGTGATCGTCGATCGATGGGCGTATTGGTTCGCCAAGCCGAAGCGCGGGGATGTGGTCGTCTTCCGCACGTCAGCCGGCGATTATTATATCAAGCGGGTTATTGCCTTGCCTGGGGAGACGGTTCGGGTAGAAGGAGATCATGTTTACATAAACGGCTCTCTGCTGCGGGAATATTACATCGAGGAAGAGATCCAAAGTCATCAAGCCGCCGGCGGTTACAATCATCTTGATTACCCGGAAACACTCGTGCCAGCCGGCCATGTGTTCGTGATGGGAGATAACCGGCCCAACAGCGTCGACAGCAGAAGCCTGAGTGTGGGCATGGTGCCGTACAGCCGTATCGTCGGCAGAGCGGACATGATTATCTGGCCTTATGAAAACATGCAATTTATACACCATGGAGATGTGGAGGTGCTGCCGTGA